In Aureibaculum algae, the following are encoded in one genomic region:
- a CDS encoding Gfo/Idh/MocA family protein — MDKVKIKWGIIGCGNIANKFASDLALIEDAELQAVASRSLEKSQNFGKKHHSKKCYDSYDELFLDADVDIVYIATPHMSHCELSLKAMQHNKHVLSEKPLAINKVEAAKMIAMSKEKGLFFMEGLWTRFNPTFVAIKKIIDSGEIGDIKFINADFSFKSNHSLDSRVFDLKLGGGALLDIGIYPAFLTYALLGKPKEILAKSLFNEVTKCDVQSSMIFHYENAQAILYSGFMSNAKMIARISGSEGEIYIHDQWHVAQGFTLVKNGKEEVFELPTKGIGFSHEIMECHKCLNNNQIESKNWSHKNSMELISILDEVRCDVGLIYPQD; from the coding sequence ATGGATAAAGTAAAAATAAAATGGGGCATTATAGGTTGTGGAAACATAGCTAATAAATTTGCGAGTGATTTGGCTCTAATTGAGGATGCTGAGCTGCAAGCAGTAGCATCTCGAAGTCTTGAGAAATCACAAAATTTCGGTAAAAAACATCATTCGAAAAAATGTTATGATAGTTATGACGAGTTGTTTTTAGATGCTGATGTAGATATTGTTTACATAGCCACACCGCATATGTCACATTGTGAATTGAGCTTAAAAGCGATGCAGCATAATAAACATGTATTAAGTGAAAAACCGTTAGCTATTAATAAGGTGGAAGCTGCGAAAATGATTGCTATGTCTAAAGAAAAGGGACTTTTCTTTATGGAAGGTTTATGGACACGGTTTAACCCAACGTTTGTTGCCATAAAAAAAATAATTGATAGTGGTGAAATTGGCGATATAAAATTCATAAATGCTGATTTTTCTTTTAAATCAAACCATTCATTAGATAGTAGAGTTTTTGATTTGAAATTAGGAGGTGGAGCATTATTAGATATAGGTATTTACCCTGCCTTTTTAACGTATGCTTTATTGGGTAAACCAAAAGAGATTTTGGCAAAATCTCTTTTTAATGAAGTTACAAAGTGCGATGTTCAATCTTCCATGATTTTTCATTATGAAAATGCACAAGCCATATTGTACAGTGGTTTTATGTCAAACGCTAAAATGATTGCTCGTATTAGTGGTTCTGAAGGTGAAATTTATATCCATGACCAATGGCATGTTGCACAAGGTTTTACGTTGGTTAAAAACGGAAAAGAAGAAGTGTTTGAATTGCCAACAAAAGGTATTGGATTCTCGCATGAGATAATGGAATGCCATAAGTGTTTGAACAACAATCAAATTGAAAGCAAAAATTGGTCACATAAAAACAGCATGGAGTTGATCTCTATCTTAGACGAAGTTAGGTGTGACGTAGGGTTGATTTATCCACAAGACTAG
- the rsgA gene encoding ribosome small subunit-dependent GTPase A, translating to MTGVVTKSTGSWYSVRVDDDTVIDCRIKGKFRLSGIKSTNPVTVGDVVDFDMEADDENGIINKIHKRKNYIIRKSVNLSKQTHIIAANIDQVFLLVTIDNPPTSTSFIDRFLATAEAYSIPAVILFNKIDLYSKALLAKKQAIEKTYRDIGYECLDVSATEKINIDKLKILMKDKVSMFSGHSGVGKSTLINAVFPELDLKTAKISTQHKQGQHTTTFAEMFVLPFGGYIIDTPGIKGFGVVDFEKHEIGDYFPEFFAIKQHCKFNNCLHLNEPDCAIKKAVENAEIAESRYVSYLQLLEGENENYRIDDWS from the coding sequence ATGACAGGTGTTGTAACAAAATCAACGGGAAGTTGGTATTCGGTAAGGGTTGATGACGACACGGTTATTGATTGTAGGATTAAAGGAAAATTCCGTTTAAGCGGTATAAAAAGTACAAATCCCGTTACGGTAGGAGATGTGGTTGATTTCGATATGGAAGCTGATGATGAAAATGGTATTATCAATAAAATCCATAAACGAAAGAATTATATTATTCGAAAATCGGTTAATCTATCGAAGCAAACACATATTATTGCTGCAAATATTGATCAAGTTTTTTTATTAGTAACCATAGATAATCCACCCACATCTACCTCGTTTATAGATCGCTTTTTGGCTACCGCCGAAGCCTACTCAATACCCGCGGTAATTTTATTTAATAAAATTGATTTGTACAGTAAGGCATTATTGGCAAAAAAACAAGCAATTGAAAAAACCTATAGAGATATTGGTTATGAATGTTTAGATGTATCTGCTACTGAAAAAATAAATATTGATAAGTTAAAAATATTGATGAAGGATAAGGTGAGTATGTTTTCAGGACATTCAGGTGTTGGTAAATCAACCTTAATCAATGCTGTTTTTCCTGAATTAGATTTAAAAACTGCCAAAATATCAACACAGCATAAACAAGGACAACACACTACAACATTTGCAGAAATGTTTGTACTTCCTTTTGGCGGATATATAATTGACACCCCTGGAATTAAAGGTTTTGGCGTGGTTGACTTTGAAAAACATGAAATTGGTGATTATTTTCCTGAATTTTTTGCCATAAAACAACATTGTAAATTTAACAACTGCTTGCACCTAAACGAACCTGATTGTGCCATTAAAAAGGCCGTTGAAAATGCAGAAATTGCCGAATCTAGATACGTAAGCTATCTGCAATTATTAGAAGGCGAAAATGAAAATTATCGGATTGACGACTGGAGCTAA
- a CDS encoding dipeptidyl-peptidase 3 family protein, giving the protein MKIKYFLNLLLLTAFLWSCDKKDENKTEDVAVTDAEEFKTEVEQFADIKILRYEIPGFEALTLKEKKLVYYLSQAGLAGRDIMWDQNYRYNLPIRNALENIYTAYKGDKSTEDWKNFEVYLKRVWFANGIHHHYSTTKMKPSFSKTYFEGLLKETNTTLDAEIIDVLFNDKDSKKVNLSKDADIVLESAVNFYGPDVTTQDVENFYSAIKVDETKPIEKGLNTRLVKENGKLVEHVYKSGGLYGAAIDEIIKWLTKAQEVAENENQGNALGLLIEFYKTGDIHTWDEYAIAWVTSTEGNIDWINGFIEVYNDPKGYKGSYESIVQLKDFEMSKKMSVLSGNAQWFEDNSPLMDQHKKKNVVGVSYKTVNVAAEAGDASPSTPIGVNLPNNNWIRQEHGSKSVSLGNIIAAYNSAGGTDRLKEFAYDEEEIKLEEEYGKQADKLHTALHEVVGHASGQINKGVGTPKETLKSYKSTIEEGRADLVGLYYLYNSKIQEIGLVDNWENIGKAAYDGYIRNGLLTQLVRLNLGDDVEEAHMRNRQWVSAWAFEQGKKDNVIEKIEKDGKTYYNINDYAKLREIFGKLLRETQRITSEGDYEAAKNLVENYGVKVDQDIHKEILERNSQFKSAPYSGFVNPVLVPVTDKEGEITDVKVTQPESFAGQMLEYAKSYEFLK; this is encoded by the coding sequence ATGAAAATCAAATATTTTTTAAACCTACTTTTACTTACCGCTTTTTTATGGTCTTGTGATAAAAAAGATGAAAATAAGACCGAAGATGTTGCTGTTACCGATGCGGAAGAATTTAAAACTGAAGTTGAACAATTTGCTGATATTAAGATTTTAAGGTATGAAATTCCTGGTTTTGAAGCCCTGACTTTAAAAGAGAAGAAATTGGTGTATTATTTAAGTCAAGCGGGATTGGCGGGTCGTGATATAATGTGGGATCAAAACTATCGCTATAACCTACCCATTAGAAATGCTTTAGAAAACATTTACACGGCATATAAAGGAGATAAATCTACTGAAGATTGGAAAAATTTTGAAGTTTATTTAAAACGGGTTTGGTTTGCTAATGGTATTCATCATCATTATTCAACCACGAAAATGAAGCCTAGTTTTTCAAAAACCTATTTTGAAGGATTATTAAAGGAAACCAACACTACACTTGACGCTGAAATAATCGATGTATTATTTAATGACAAAGATTCTAAAAAAGTCAATCTATCTAAAGATGCTGATATCGTTTTAGAATCTGCCGTTAATTTCTACGGACCAGATGTAACTACACAAGATGTAGAAAATTTTTATAGTGCCATTAAAGTTGATGAAACAAAACCTATCGAAAAAGGATTAAACACTAGATTGGTAAAAGAAAATGGGAAATTAGTTGAACACGTATATAAATCAGGTGGATTATACGGTGCAGCTATAGACGAAATTATAAAATGGTTAACAAAAGCTCAAGAGGTTGCCGAAAATGAAAATCAAGGAAATGCCTTAGGACTGTTGATTGAATTTTATAAAACAGGTGATATCCATACTTGGGATGAATATGCCATTGCTTGGGTAACATCTACCGAAGGTAATATTGATTGGATTAATGGGTTTATAGAAGTATATAACGACCCTAAAGGTTATAAAGGTTCTTACGAAAGTATTGTACAATTGAAGGATTTTGAAATGTCTAAAAAAATGTCCGTATTATCTGGAAACGCTCAATGGTTTGAAGATAATTCTCCGTTAATGGATCAACATAAAAAGAAAAATGTTGTTGGTGTTTCATATAAAACAGTGAATGTTGCCGCAGAAGCAGGTGACGCTTCACCAAGCACGCCTATTGGTGTTAACTTACCAAATAACAATTGGATTAGACAAGAACATGGTAGTAAATCAGTTTCATTAGGAAATATTATTGCGGCTTATAACAGTGCCGGTGGTACTGACAGACTTAAAGAATTTGCTTACGATGAAGAAGAAATTAAATTAGAAGAAGAATATGGTAAGCAAGCTGATAAATTACATACTGCATTGCACGAGGTTGTTGGACATGCTTCTGGACAAATCAATAAAGGAGTAGGGACTCCAAAAGAAACCTTGAAGTCCTATAAATCTACTATTGAAGAGGGCCGTGCAGACTTAGTGGGACTTTATTATTTATACAATTCAAAAATTCAGGAAATAGGTCTTGTTGACAACTGGGAAAACATAGGTAAAGCGGCTTATGATGGCTATATCAGAAACGGATTACTTACCCAATTGGTAAGACTTAATTTAGGTGATGATGTTGAAGAAGCACATATGAGAAACAGACAATGGGTTTCGGCTTGGGCTTTTGAGCAAGGTAAAAAAGACAACGTTATTGAAAAAATAGAAAAAGATGGTAAGACATACTATAACATTAATGATTATGCCAAATTAAGAGAAATTTTTGGTAAATTGTTAAGAGAAACACAACGTATTACTTCTGAAGGTGATTATGAGGCTGCTAAAAACTTAGTAGAAAATTATGGTGTAAAAGTTGACCAAGATATTCATAAAGAAATTTTAGAACGTAATAGCCAGTTTAAATCTGCTCCATACAGTGGCTTTGTTAATCCTGTTTTAGTACCTGTAACCGATAAAGAGGGTGAAATTACAGATGTAAAAGTTACACAGCCTGAAAGTTTTGCAGGACAAATGTTAGAGTATGCAAAATCTTACGAGTTTCTAAAATAA
- a CDS encoding SRPBCC family protein encodes MKALKYVFLLLLLLVVAGSIYIATLENSYSVERTKVIQAPDVVVFNVVNEYKTWPSWSPWLGKDPEAKLTYGDKTSGVGASYAWKGDITGEGSMETLSVQKDSIGQKITFITPWESTSNVYWKFNKVDNGTEVTWGMKGDLDFMSKAYMAFMGGMDEQIGPDYELGLSKLDSVVNAEMQKYSVSVKGTTTHGGGYYLYNTTSCKIEELSEKKEMMMPKVAEYAKKNNITMAGPPFTLYHKFDEENDAVMFSCAVPVTEKVITDKGSDILTGMLKPFSAVKTVLKGDYKNSKKAWDATYKYITDKALIPLEEWPSLEVYINNPLNIPNPADLVTEIFVPIKEVPEDI; translated from the coding sequence ATGAAAGCTCTAAAGTATGTATTTTTATTGTTACTTTTATTAGTAGTAGCAGGATCAATTTATATAGCCACCCTCGAAAATAGTTATAGCGTTGAGCGAACCAAAGTTATTCAAGCACCCGATGTAGTAGTTTTTAATGTGGTAAATGAATACAAAACATGGCCTAGCTGGTCACCTTGGTTAGGGAAAGATCCAGAAGCAAAATTGACTTATGGAGATAAAACAAGTGGCGTTGGAGCTTCTTATGCTTGGAAGGGAGACATAACCGGAGAAGGCAGTATGGAAACCTTGTCAGTTCAAAAGGATAGTATTGGCCAGAAAATTACTTTTATTACACCTTGGGAGTCTACTTCAAATGTGTATTGGAAATTTAATAAAGTCGATAATGGAACCGAGGTTACTTGGGGTATGAAAGGTGATTTAGATTTTATGTCTAAAGCCTATATGGCATTTATGGGTGGCATGGACGAGCAAATTGGTCCTGATTATGAACTTGGTCTTTCAAAATTAGACAGTGTGGTAAATGCAGAAATGCAAAAGTATAGTGTTTCGGTAAAAGGAACCACTACACATGGTGGTGGATATTACTTGTATAATACGACTTCGTGTAAAATTGAGGAATTGTCTGAAAAGAAGGAAATGATGATGCCAAAAGTGGCTGAATATGCTAAAAAGAATAATATAACCATGGCAGGGCCACCTTTTACATTATATCATAAGTTTGATGAAGAAAATGATGCGGTTATGTTTTCATGTGCGGTGCCGGTAACTGAAAAAGTAATTACCGATAAAGGGAGTGATATATTAACAGGAATGTTAAAGCCTTTTAGTGCGGTAAAGACAGTGTTGAAAGGAGATTATAAAAACTCAAAAAAAGCGTGGGATGCAACGTACAAGTATATAACAGATAAAGCTCTTATACCACTTGAAGAGTGGCCGTCTTTAGAGGTATATATAAATAATCCTTTAAATATACCAAACCCAGCCGATTTAGTTACTGAAATTTTTGTTCCAATTAAGGAAGTGCCAGAAGATATTTAA
- a CDS encoding DNA-3-methyladenine glycosylase I, producing the protein MDKNRCTWCGNDPLYMAYHDEEWGVPVYDDAKLFEFLVLETFQAGLSWITILKKRENFRVAFDNFDYKKIANYGEDKYESLLQDAGIIRNKLKIRATISNAQAYMEIQKEFGSFSDYIWEFTNGKPIKNKHKSMSDVPATTDLSDKLSKDLKKRGFKFVGSTVIYANMQATGMVNDHVADCFRYNEV; encoded by the coding sequence ATGGATAAAAACAGATGTACTTGGTGCGGTAATGACCCTTTATATATGGCGTACCATGATGAAGAATGGGGCGTACCTGTTTATGACGATGCTAAATTATTTGAATTTCTAGTATTGGAAACATTTCAAGCGGGATTAAGTTGGATAACAATTCTTAAAAAGCGAGAAAATTTCAGGGTAGCATTTGACAATTTTGATTATAAAAAAATAGCGAACTATGGTGAAGACAAATATGAGTCTTTACTTCAAGATGCTGGAATTATTAGAAACAAACTAAAAATAAGAGCCACTATTTCTAATGCACAAGCCTATATGGAAATTCAGAAAGAATTCGGTTCTTTTTCAGATTACATTTGGGAATTCACCAATGGAAAACCTATAAAAAACAAACACAAAAGTATGTCTGATGTTCCTGCAACAACTGATTTATCAGATAAACTATCTAAAGATCTAAAAAAACGCGGATTCAAATTTGTTGGCAGTACCGTTATCTATGCAAACATGCAAGCCACAGGTATGGTAAACGATCATGTTGCAGATTGTTTTAGATATAACGAAGTATAA
- a CDS encoding NAD(P)/FAD-dependent oxidoreductase produces MNLSYWEIKSWFTNVDFTIVGSGIVGLSTALFLNEKHPKATILILERGMLPYGASTKNAGFACFGSLSEIIDDLKSHTEQEVYNLVQKRWEGLTLLRKIVGDKALDYQQLGGYELFNDNNVFDECYSNKDKVNGLLHAIFKKDVFSFNDDAFHFLKVNKKLAFNPFEGQIDTGKMMSELLRKVQSKGIKILNSCNVESYIEAVNSVTIKTNIGEFATKKLLIATNGFANQLLNLEVKPARAQVLITKPIKDLSIRGTFHLDKGYFYFRNINDRILLGGGRNLDFNTEETTQFGETEVIQNKLKEILSTIILPNIKFEIDHKWSGIMGVGNQKKAIVNPISNHVACGVRLGGMGIAIGFLVGKELASLME; encoded by the coding sequence ATGAACTTAAGCTACTGGGAAATAAAATCGTGGTTTACAAATGTGGACTTTACCATTGTGGGCAGTGGTATTGTCGGTTTAAGTACGGCCTTGTTTTTAAATGAAAAACATCCAAAAGCAACTATTCTTATTTTGGAAAGGGGCATGTTGCCTTATGGTGCAAGTACGAAAAATGCGGGCTTCGCTTGTTTTGGAAGTTTGTCTGAAATTATTGACGATTTAAAATCGCATACAGAACAAGAAGTTTATAATTTGGTTCAAAAACGATGGGAAGGATTAACCTTACTTAGAAAAATAGTGGGTGATAAAGCACTCGATTATCAGCAATTAGGGGGATATGAATTATTTAATGATAATAATGTTTTTGATGAATGTTATTCAAATAAAGATAAAGTAAATGGTCTTTTGCATGCTATTTTTAAAAAAGACGTTTTTTCCTTTAATGATGATGCGTTCCATTTTTTAAAAGTAAATAAAAAGCTTGCTTTTAATCCTTTTGAAGGGCAAATTGATACGGGTAAAATGATGTCAGAATTACTCCGAAAAGTTCAGTCTAAGGGTATTAAAATACTGAATAGTTGCAACGTTGAAAGTTACATAGAAGCCGTAAACAGTGTTACCATAAAAACAAATATTGGAGAGTTTGCGACTAAAAAATTATTAATCGCTACTAACGGTTTTGCCAACCAATTGCTTAACTTAGAAGTTAAGCCTGCAAGAGCACAAGTGCTAATTACCAAACCAATTAAAGATTTATCTATTAGAGGTACTTTTCACTTAGATAAGGGCTATTTTTACTTTAGAAATATTAATGATAGAATTTTACTTGGTGGAGGAAGAAACTTAGATTTTAATACGGAAGAAACGACCCAGTTTGGAGAAACAGAAGTAATACAGAATAAACTAAAAGAAATCTTATCGACTATAATTTTACCGAATATAAAGTTTGAAATTGATCACAAGTGGAGTGGAATTATGGGCGTTGGTAATCAGAAAAAAGCAATAGTGAACCCCATTAGTAATCATGTAGCTTGCGGTGTTCGACTCGGCGGAATGGGTATTGCTATCGGTTTTTTGGTAGGTAAGGAATTAGCATCACTAATGGAATAA
- a CDS encoding YceI family protein, with translation MKLKLIIVFCLSVFSVSSQELTQNSASVDFKIKNMGFNVDGFFSDVKIATNFKSNDLENSYIKGVINVTSIDTDIKKRDKHLLTADYFEAETFPFIKLSSKKIERKASNKYLLTASLTIKKTTKTIVIPLEIIESANSIAIKSSFSINRLDYEVGTSSWVLSDIVKIQINYTGNK, from the coding sequence ATGAAACTTAAATTAATTATTGTTTTTTGTTTGTCAGTGTTTAGTGTATCATCACAAGAACTCACTCAAAATTCTGCTTCGGTAGATTTTAAGATAAAAAACATGGGGTTTAATGTTGATGGATTTTTTAGTGATGTCAAAATTGCGACTAATTTTAAATCAAATGATTTAGAAAATAGTTATATCAAAGGAGTTATTAATGTGACTTCAATAGATACAGATATAAAAAAAAGAGATAAACACCTGCTCACAGCGGATTATTTTGAAGCTGAAACTTTTCCTTTTATAAAATTAAGTTCAAAAAAAATAGAAAGAAAAGCATCTAATAAATATTTATTAACTGCAAGTTTAACGATTAAGAAAACAACGAAAACAATTGTAATTCCATTAGAAATAATTGAATCAGCAAATTCCATTGCTATAAAATCAAGTTTTTCCATTAACCGATTAGATTATGAGGTTGGAACGAGTAGTTGGGTACTATCAGACATTGTTAAAATTCAAATAAATTACACGGGTAACAAATAG
- a CDS encoding NAD(P)/FAD-dependent oxidoreductase, with amino-acid sequence MDHKKEVIIVGGGLAGLVSAIHLSKLGIHVTVIEKNEYPKHKVCGEYISNEVLPYLSFLGIDPLNFGAKKITKFAISTVDSKLIKTTLPLGGFGISRYTLDHLLAEKAIKNGVKISKDAVVDISFQNDEFSVFTKTQKKYISKVVIGAYGKRSAIDVQLKRAFIKNDSPYLAVKTHVKGDFPDDLVALHNFKGGYCGVSKVENNHINLCYITNYKAFKKYKNIDDFQQKVLYNNTHLKEIFENSISVFEKPLTISQVSFSSKNPVDNHIIMCGDTAGMIHPLCGNGMSMAIHGAKIASELIIDFFDNKMSRQVLEKNYEKKWNEEFKSRLKTGHFIAKLFRMQAFSELMLYGLQSFPSLLPKIIKQTHGKPLNVE; translated from the coding sequence ATGGACCACAAAAAAGAGGTAATCATTGTTGGTGGAGGATTGGCGGGGTTGGTCAGTGCCATTCACCTTTCAAAGCTGGGAATTCATGTAACAGTCATTGAAAAAAATGAGTATCCTAAACATAAAGTCTGTGGTGAATACATATCTAATGAGGTCTTGCCTTATTTAAGTTTTTTGGGAATTGATCCATTAAACTTTGGAGCAAAGAAAATCACAAAATTCGCAATTAGCACCGTAGATAGTAAGTTAATAAAAACTACATTACCGCTAGGTGGCTTCGGAATAAGTAGATATACTTTAGATCATTTGTTGGCAGAAAAAGCTATTAAAAATGGCGTAAAAATTAGTAAAGATGCTGTTGTTGATATTTCCTTTCAAAACGATGAATTCTCTGTTTTTACAAAAACACAAAAGAAATATATTTCTAAAGTGGTTATTGGTGCTTATGGGAAACGCTCTGCGATTGATGTGCAATTAAAAAGAGCTTTTATAAAAAATGATTCTCCTTATTTGGCGGTAAAAACACATGTAAAAGGTGATTTTCCAGACGATTTGGTAGCACTTCACAATTTTAAAGGAGGGTATTGTGGTGTGTCAAAAGTAGAAAATAATCACATTAATTTGTGCTATATTACGAATTATAAAGCCTTTAAAAAGTATAAAAACATTGATGACTTTCAACAAAAAGTCCTTTATAATAATACGCACTTAAAGGAAATTTTTGAAAATTCTATTTCCGTTTTTGAAAAGCCTTTAACGATAAGTCAAGTTTCATTTTCATCAAAAAATCCAGTAGATAACCATATCATTATGTGTGGTGATACTGCGGGTATGATTCATCCATTGTGCGGAAATGGTATGAGCATGGCTATTCATGGAGCTAAGATTGCATCTGAATTGATCATTGATTTTTTTGATAATAAAATGTCTAGACAAGTACTAGAAAAAAATTATGAAAAAAAATGGAATGAAGAATTTAAGTCACGATTAAAAACAGGACATTTCATTGCTAAATTATTTAGGATGCAAGCATTTTCTGAATTGATGTTATATGGTCTGCAAAGCTTTCCAAGTTTATTACCTAAAATTATAAAACAAACGCATGGTAAACCCCTTAATGTAGAATGA
- a CDS encoding methyltransferase domain-containing protein, which translates to MSFFINTKYRTDAIEIMDDFSIDGAILENTLDQLANINKWLGGNSVTLSGLKTVLKKYPKHKPLTIIDLGCGNGDMLRIVAEYLKKNHFNFKLIGVDANACAIEYAQKLSVDYPEIMYLQQDIFSEEFKLLTYDLVLATLFLHHFKKEQLITLLSELLKTAKLGILVNDLHRHKMAYYLFKGLGLFIKNHMVKQDGLTSVLRGFKRKELEKMSNELNVKSEISWKWAFRFQWIIQK; encoded by the coding sequence ATGAGCTTTTTTATAAATACAAAATACAGAACTGATGCCATAGAAATTATGGATGATTTTTCTATTGACGGTGCTATACTTGAAAATACCTTAGATCAGTTAGCCAATATCAACAAATGGTTGGGGGGAAATAGCGTTACGTTAAGTGGTTTAAAAACTGTACTTAAAAAGTATCCAAAACACAAACCACTAACTATAATTGATTTAGGTTGTGGTAATGGTGATATGTTACGAATTGTTGCAGAATATCTTAAAAAGAATCATTTTAATTTTAAACTCATTGGGGTCGATGCCAATGCATGTGCAATTGAGTATGCTCAAAAATTATCTGTAGATTATCCTGAAATTATGTATCTTCAACAAGATATTTTTTCTGAAGAATTCAAGTTGTTAACATATGATTTAGTGTTGGCAACGTTGTTTTTGCATCATTTTAAAAAAGAGCAATTAATAACATTGCTTTCAGAGCTGCTAAAAACGGCAAAATTAGGAATTCTTGTAAATGATTTACACCGTCATAAAATGGCCTATTATTTATTTAAAGGATTGGGTTTGTTTATAAAAAACCATATGGTGAAACAAGATGGACTCACTTCTGTTTTACGTGGGTTTAAAAGAAAAGAGTTGGAGAAAATGTCTAATGAATTGAATGTTAAAAGTGAAATTAGTTGGAAATGGGCTTTTCGTTTTCAGTGGATAATTCAAAAATAA
- a CDS encoding type III polyketide synthase → MSVKITAVAKQLPQYTRTTKEILPYIKTWLTGQEERFQRKVIKLFENAGVDKRYSIMDAHEVFLNSSFEEKNDIYSRESIKLAESALQKSLDKAKLNAEDIDFIITVSCTGIMIPSLDAYLINRLKMRQDIVRLPVTEMGCAAGVSGIIYAKNFLKANPNKRAAVIAVESPTATFQLDDYSMVNIVSAAIFGDGAASVILSSYENEEGPEILDDAMYHFYDAEKMMGFKLRNSGLQMILDKSVPETIANHFPAIVHPFLERNKIKIEDVDHLIFHPGGKKIVQTVEELFGTLGKNIDDTKDVLKQYGNMSSATVLYVLERFMDKKLPKGDIGLMLSFGPGFSAQRVLLKW, encoded by the coding sequence ATGAGTGTAAAAATAACAGCAGTTGCAAAACAACTACCACAATATACGAGAACTACCAAGGAGATTTTACCATATATAAAAACTTGGTTAACTGGTCAAGAGGAACGTTTTCAACGAAAAGTAATAAAGTTGTTTGAAAATGCAGGCGTAGATAAACGCTATTCCATTATGGATGCTCATGAAGTTTTTTTAAATTCATCGTTTGAAGAAAAGAATGATATTTATAGTAGAGAGTCTATCAAATTAGCAGAATCTGCATTGCAAAAATCATTGGATAAAGCGAAATTAAATGCTGAGGATATAGATTTTATAATTACTGTCAGTTGTACGGGCATAATGATTCCTTCTTTAGATGCATATTTAATTAATCGTTTAAAAATGCGTCAAGATATTGTTCGGTTACCAGTAACAGAAATGGGATGTGCCGCAGGAGTTTCAGGTATTATTTATGCGAAGAACTTTTTAAAAGCCAATCCAAATAAGCGAGCAGCAGTTATCGCAGTTGAATCGCCAACAGCTACTTTTCAGCTAGACGATTATTCTATGGTTAATATTGTGAGTGCTGCTATTTTTGGAGACGGAGCAGCTTCTGTTATCTTATCTTCTTATGAAAATGAAGAAGGTCCAGAAATTTTAGATGATGCCATGTATCATTTTTATGACGCCGAAAAAATGATGGGTTTTAAATTGCGGAATTCAGGTCTGCAAATGATTTTAGACAAATCTGTTCCGGAAACAATTGCCAATCATTTTCCGGCTATTGTCCATCCGTTTTTAGAAAGAAATAAAATAAAGATAGAAGATGTAGATCATCTTATTTTTCACCCTGGAGGAAAAAAAATAGTACAAACCGTTGAAGAATTATTTGGCACATTAGGTAAAAACATAGATGATACAAAAGATGTATTGAAACAATATGGAAATATGTCTAGTGCAACCGTTTTATATGTATTAGAACGATTTATGGATAAGAAATTACCAAAAGGCGATATTGGATTAATGTTGAGTTTTGGTCCAGGTTTTTCAGCACAAAGAGTTTTATTAAAATGGTAA